TCGTGCTCGTGCGCGGCCGCGGCCCCGCCCTGCGCATCCGCTCGACGACCGGTCGCGCGCGCGACGTGCTCGTCTCGACGCCGCACGCCGCCGAGCTGGCCGCGCAGATCACGGCCGCGCGCACGGGGGTCGGGCAGTGACCGTGCGCACGATCACCGCCGCGGTCGACCTCGTCGTCGAATCGACCATCCCGTCGGATGCCCGCGCCGTCGCCATCCTGATCCCGGGCAGCGGGCCCGTCGACCGTCACGGGGATGCCCGGCGCCTGCCTCTCGGCATCCAGCGCCAGCTCGCCGAGGGGCTCGCGGTGCACGGCATCGCGAGCGTGCGCTGGGACAAGCGCGGCGTCGGCGAGTCGGCCGGCGACTTCCTCTCGACGGGCTTCCACGACCTGGTCGACGACGCCCTCGCGGTCGTCGATGACACGGCGACCCTCGGGCTGCCGATCGTGCTGGTCGGTCACAGCGAGGGCTCGGCGATCGCCGCGCGCGTGCTCGCCGAGCGCCCCGCAGTCGTGCGCGGTGCCGTGCTGCTGTCGCCCTACGCGCGCAGCGGGCTCGAGGTGCTGCGCTGGCAGGCGCGCGCTCTCGGCGACGACCTTCCCGCCTTCGCCCGGTTCGTGCTGCGACTCATGCGCACCGATCTCGAGCGGCAGTCCGAGACGTCTCGGCAGCGCCTGCTCGCGACGACGGGCGACGTCGAGCGCATCGGCGGCGTGCGCGTCAATGCGCGCTGGTTCCGCGAGTTCATGGCCTACGACCCCGCCGTCGACCTCGCCCTCGCCCCGCAGCCCGTGCTCGCGGTGGCGGCGGCGTTCGACCTGCAGTCACCGCCCGACGACGCGGCTCGCATCGCTGCGCTGCGCGCCGCGCCGACCCGCACGGTGACCCTCAGCGCTCTCAGCCACATCCTGCGCACTCAGCCGTCGCCGACGCTGCGCTCCTATCGCGCCGACGTGCGACGCCCGATCGACGAGTGCGTGGTGCCGATCATCGCGCAGTGGGTGAACACCCTGCTCGACGGGTGACGGCGGTCGATCAGGCCCGGGCGAAGGCCCGCACGGGCGAGTCGGCGAGCACGAAGCGCGTCGGCGCGACCGCGGCGAGCACCGTGAGCACGAGGGCGGTCACGAGCACCAGGCCGATGAGCGGCAGGGGCACCGCCGGAGTCACGACGCGCGAGGTGAGCGCGACCCCGATGACGCTCTGCGCGCCGACCCAGCCGAGCAGCGCGCCGAGCGCGAGCCCCGAGAGCGCTGCGGCAAGGCTCAGCACGGCCGACTCGATGATGATCGCCGCGCCCGCATCACGCCGAGACTGACCGAGGATGCGCGTGACCGCGATCTCGCGCGCTCGCAGCCGCGTATTGAGCGCGACGGTGGTCGCGAGCCCCACCGCGGCGATGAGCACGACGAAGCCGATGAGCCCGCCGATGATCGCGAGCACGCCGAGCAGCACCTCGTCGGCCTGCGCCTGGAACTCGGTGTCGCGGTACTCGAGCGCGAGCGACAGGTTCGCGCTCGCGGTGGCGACGACGAACATCGACACCACCGCCACGCCGATGAGCACGCCGAGCGCGGCGCGCGCGGTGCGAGCGGGATGCTCGGCGAGGGTGCGCCGCGCGATCGCGGCGGGCCCCGTGCGCGGCAGCACGGCACCGAGCAGCGCCATGACGCGGGGCAGCAGCCCGTTCGCGCCCGCGAGCACTCCGATCACGAGCACGGTGCCCGCGATGATGCCGAGGAACGCGGCGAACGGCGTCACCGCCCCGGCGACGGCGGTGAGGGCCAGGAGGGCGAGGCCCGTGAGCAGGGCAGCGGCCGCACCCCGGCCGAGGCGAACGCGGTCGTCGCCTCCGGCCTCGCGCGTGCCGGCGAGCCCCAGCGCCTGCACCGGCTCGGCCGCGAGCACCGCCGCCGAGCCGCGCCAGGCCGCGACGACCGTGCACACCTGCAGCGCGAGTAGCGGCACGACGACGAGCGGGTCGACGAGGTCGGCGGGCTCGGCGCCGGCGAGCATCCCGTCGCCCTGCGTGGTGAGCGCGAGCACGCCGAGGGCGGCGCCGGCCGCGAGCGCGGTGCCGAGCGCGGTCGCGCCGAGCGACAGCCGCAGCCCGTCGAGGGCGATGCGGCGCCGCTCCTGCGCTGCCGAGGCACCGAGCAGGCGCCGTAGGGCGATCTCGCGGATGCGCGAGGCCGTGACGAGCGCGAAGGCATTGGTCACGACGACCGTCGCGACGATGAGCGACACGATGAGGAAGGCGAGGCCGAGCACACCGAGCACGAGGTCGGCCGTCTCGCCCTGCCCGAAGGGC
The sequence above is a segment of the Microcella humidisoli genome. Coding sequences within it:
- a CDS encoding alpha/beta hydrolase, translating into MTVRTITAAVDLVVESTIPSDARAVAILIPGSGPVDRHGDARRLPLGIQRQLAEGLAVHGIASVRWDKRGVGESAGDFLSTGFHDLVDDALAVVDDTATLGLPIVLVGHSEGSAIAARVLAERPAVVRGAVLLSPYARSGLEVLRWQARALGDDLPAFARFVLRLMRTDLERQSETSRQRLLATTGDVERIGGVRVNARWFREFMAYDPAVDLALAPQPVLAVAAAFDLQSPPDDAARIAALRAAPTRTVTLSALSHILRTQPSPTLRSYRADVRRPIDECVVPIIAQWVNTLLDG
- a CDS encoding FtsX-like permease family protein gives rise to the protein MSGRGGTLAAITTVALSAMYIVLLTSVMALLRTGLVQTPFGQGETADLVLGVLGLAFLIVSLIVATVVVTNAFALVTASRIREIALRRLLGASAAQERRRIALDGLRLSLGATALGTALAAGAALGVLALTTQGDGMLAGAEPADLVDPLVVVPLLALQVCTVVAAWRGSAAVLAAEPVQALGLAGTREAGGDDRVRLGRGAAAALLTGLALLALTAVAGAVTPFAAFLGIIAGTVLVIGVLAGANGLLPRVMALLGAVLPRTGPAAIARRTLAEHPARTARAALGVLIGVAVVSMFVVATASANLSLALEYRDTEFQAQADEVLLGVLAIIGGLIGFVVLIAAVGLATTVALNTRLRAREIAVTRILGQSRRDAGAAIIIESAVLSLAAALSGLALGALLGWVGAQSVIGVALTSRVVTPAVPLPLIGLVLVTALVLTVLAAVAPTRFVLADSPVRAFARA